A genome region from Corvus hawaiiensis isolate bCorHaw1 chromosome 4, bCorHaw1.pri.cur, whole genome shotgun sequence includes the following:
- the NEDD1 gene encoding protein NEDD1, translating to MQESIRFASSGDDIKIWDSSTLTVVEQFNPHTPSHPVSSLCWASNNRYLATASAAGDKIVVSSCKSKPVPLFEIAEGAKQTCVSLNSSSSHVVSGGLDNTVNIWDLKSRKIYRSLKDHKDEVTCVAYNWNDGYIVSGSLSGEIILHSVTTNLSSTPFGYGSRQPVRHLKYSSFKKSLLGTVSDSGNVTLWDVNSQNPYHNFENTHKAPASEICFSPVNKLLLVTVGLDKRIILYDTLSKKLLTTIVADFPLTTVDFMPDGTTLAIGCSRGKIWQYDLRQLTSPVKTVIAHKGCVKCIRLQFSSTFSKSNLTGSSNKPVSKRVEVKAGSNLGGIQNTGIKNIASQASAAVSSHLTLTNENKGGEIFQEKTGFPHSSSLDVIPSKETDHGKSAELNNFDDLGRSSLGDVFSPVRDDIIANKVTEDPQGKGSGLDFQSYLVGLDFLPQPTTAFPVKRNPVGSSAQGIQSSPLHALGGSPIKEEEHPETDTKKISLGKQESKEVLKQVSKSSLSSTEPITLSSSPSCTPDANDKLMKNIQAHPAYDLPVNGTTSTSSKITSPVSAGVASSLSEKIAETIGSSRPNAPLTSIQINFIQNMIQETMDDFREACHRDIVNLQLEMIKQFHMQLNEMHALLERYSVNESLVAEIERLREENKRLRTHF from the exons ATGCAAGAAAGCATACGTTTTGCCTCATCAGGAGATGACATTAAAATATGGGATTCCTCAACTCTAACTGTGGTGGAGCAGTTCAACCCACATACGCCCTCACATCCAGTCAGTTCACTATGCTGGGCCAGCAATA ATAGATACCTGGccactgcttctgctgctggtgaTAAAATAGTTGTTTCAAGCTGTAAAAGCAAACCTGTTCCACTCTTCGAAATAGCTGAAGGA GCAAAACAGACATGTGTGAGCTTGAATTCTAGTTCTTCACATGTTGTCAGTGGAGGCCTTGATAACACAGTTAATATCTGGGATTTGAAGTCCAGAAAGATTTACCGCAGCCTAAAG GATCATAAAGATGAAGTCACGTGTGTTGCATATAATTGGAATGATGGCTACATTGTTTCTGGATCTTTGAGTGGTGAAATCATCCTGCACAGTGTTACCACCAATTTGTCAAGTACTCCTTTTGGTTATGGCAGCAGACAG CCTGTTCGACACTTGAAATATTCATCCTTTAAGAAATCCTTGCTGGGCACTGTTTCTGACAGTGGAAATGTAACTCTCTGGGATGTAAATAGCCAGAACCCATatcataattttgaaaatactcATAAAGCACCAgcctcagaaatctgcttttctccagTCAATAAGCTGCTGCTTGTAACTGTGGGTTTGGATAAAAGAATTATTCTCTATGACACTTTAAGTAAAAA GTTACTGACAACAATTGTAGCTGATTTTCCTCTGACCACAGTAGACTTCATGCCTGATGGTACTACTTTGGCTATAGGATGTTCCCGGGGAAAGATCTGGCAGTATGACTTAAGACAACTGACATCACCAGTGAAAACAGTTATTGCTCACAAAGGCTGTGTGAAATGCATACGTCTTCAGTTCAGTAGCACTTTTTCCAAG tctaaCCTTACAGGTTCTTCAAATAAACCTGTGTCCAAAAGAGTAGAAGTTAAAGCTGGTAGTAATCTTGGAGGAATTCAAAATACTGGCATCAAAAACATTGCCTCTCAAGCATCAGCAGCAGTTTCCTCTCATCTTACATTGACTAATGAGAATAAGGGAGGAGagatttttcaggagaaaacag GTTTTCCCCATAGTTCCAGCTTGGATGTCATTCCATCTAAAGAAACAGATCATGGGAAAAGTGCTGAATTAAATAACTTTGATGATTTGGGTCGAAGTAGTTTAGGAGATGTGTTTTCTCCAGTCAGAGATG ATATTATTGCAAATAAAGTGACTGAAGATCCTCAAGGAAAAGGAAGTG GCCTGGATTTCCAGTCCTACCTTGTGGGTTTGGATTTTCTCCCACAGCCGACCACTGCCTTTCCAGTAAAAAGAAACCCAGTGGGCAGTAGTGCACAAGGGATACAGTCTAGCCCATTACATGCACTTGGGGGATCTCCAATTAAAGAAGAAGAACATCCAGAGACTGACACTAAGAAAATAAGTCTTGGAAAACAAGAATCTAAAGAAGTCTTAAAGCAG GTTTCAAAATCAAGCTTATCAAGCACAGAACCTATAACTTTAAGTTCTTCACCATCATGCACTCCTGATGCAAATGACAAACTAATGAAGAATATTCAGGCCCATCCTGCATATGATCTACCAGTAAATGGTACTACCTCAACAA GTTCAAAGATAACATCACCTGTCAGTGCTGGAGTTGCAAGTTCGTTGTCAGAAAAAATAGCAGAAACCATTGGGAGTAGCAGACCAAATGCACCTCTGACATCAATTCAAATAAACTTCATTCAGAATATGATACAAGAAACAATGGATGACTTCAG AGAAGCATGCCATCGAGATATTGTGAATTTGCAATTGGAGATGATCAAACAATTCCATATGCAGTTG aatGAAATGCACGCTTTACTTGAAAGATACTCTGTAAATGAAAGCTTAGTAGCTGAAATTGAGAGACTGcgagaggaaaacaaaagactGAGGACTCACTTCTGA